TCGCCAGCGTGCGTGCACCCTGCTGCCGGGCAGGCAGATGACTCGTTGCCGTCACACGCGCCACCCCTTTACACTTGTTTATTGCAGCTTCTTCACCCGCTTTTGGCCTCTTCTTCCTCCGGCATGGGCTCGGTCGAATCGGTTCCATCTACATGGCAGAGCTTCGCGAAGGTACGGCCGGGGGTGCGGCGACGCGTGTCCTCCCTACGTGGCGGCCATACGAGCACCGCCGCGCAACGTGTCTCATAGGTTCTGCCTATAAAGGCCACCTGCTCCAAGCTCCTTACCATATCACAAGAAGCCGATCCACTCCAAGCACAGTCGAGCAGAAGCCTAAAGCGAGTGAGATTTCCCCCTTCCCATTGATTCCAGTTCGTGTTCCAAGAAACCAAAATGGCCTCCAACCAGAACCAGGCCAGCTACCACGCCGGCGAGACCAAGGCCCGCACCGAGGTAACCCTAGTCTCCCTCCTTGGTGTGTAGTGTGCACTCTGCCGCGCGCATGCGCCGTTGCTCCGGCGGTGATCTGAGAtgttctgtctgttggatgaattGCAGGAGAAGACCGGGCAGGTGATGGGCGCGACCAAGGACAAGGCGGGGCAGACCACGGAGGCCACGAAGCAGAAGGCCGGCGAGACCACGGAGGCCACGAAGCAGAAGGCCGCCGAGACCACGGAGGCGGCCAAGCAGAAGGCCAGCGAGACGGCCGAGGCCACCAAGCAGAAGGCCGCCGAGGCCAAGGACAAGACGGCGCAGACGGCGCAGGCGGCCAAGGAGAAGACGTACGAGACGGCGCAGTCGGCCAAGGAGCGCGCCGCCCAGGGCAAGGACCAGACCGCCAGCACCCTCGGCGAGAAGACGGAGGCGGCCAAGCAGAAGGCCGCCGAGACCACGGAGGCGGCCAGGCAGAAGGCCGCCGAGGCGACCGAGGCGGCCAAGCAGAAGGCGTCGGAGACGGCGCAGTACACCAaggagtccgccgtcgccggcaaGGACAAGACCGGCAGCGTCCTCCAGCAGGCAGGGGAGACGGTGGTGAACGCCGTGGTGGGCGCCAAGGACGCCGTGGCCAACACGCTGGGCATGGGCGGCGACAACACCAACACCACCAAGGACAACACCACCGGCGCCACCACCAaggacaccaccaccaccaccaggaatCACTAGACGCATGTGTTCCCGCTTAATTTGCTTTGCTTTAGTAGTGTTTGGTCGTTCGCGGGCCTTCTACATATTTGTATGTTTCCACTCTTTCGTGATTTCAGCTCATTTGGTGTAAAAGTTTGCCTTCGATTTGATGTACTCCTCGTGTCCGGTTCTGTATTAGTACGAGTTATGGTCCATATACTTTGGTGTAAATGGATATCGAGGACACTCGAAGGCGGCAATAAAGTGTAATTTCTTTATTCCGATGGTATACATTCCTTCCCCTCATTTCTATAAACGCACATCCTACCCTAGGACCCTTCAAAAAGATTAAGCCGGCAAAAGTTACCGTAGACGTAGTCGACCGAAACGTCTTCTCTACACAAGCACCTCGTTGGGCTCGTTACCATACACACTTTGTAGTCGACGGGACGTCTCTTAAGATTTTATGAAGAGATTTTGGTCGATGGGACGTCTCCTTTTAAGATTTTATGAAGAGATTTTGGTCGATGGGACGTCTCCTCTTAAGATTTTATAAAGAGATTTTCACTGAACATAAGCATCCAACATCTTCTCACTTACCTGGTTGGGTTGGGTTCGTCTCCTCTCACTGAACACAAGCACCGTTGGTGGGCTTGTCTCTTCTCCTAAACGCAAGCATCCTCATCGGGTTAGGATACTGCTGTTCATATAACATCAGATTAATCACTCCACAACAGTATTATTAAATGGGTCTGTCTAGGATAGTCATGTCACCAGCATAAAAATATATTATTAAATGGGTCTGTCTAGGATAGTCATGTCACAAGCATAAAAAATATAGAAAATAGTTACATATGATTTGTACAGTGGATGATATTGTTTTTGTGATCAGGAAGAAACAATACAACATCTATTCATAGATTACCTTCTCATAAATTTACTTTAGCGAacgattcatatagcctttaacatAATTCCTCCGGTTATTATATAGCCTTTAACATAATTCCTTCGGTTAGCATTGAATCTTTATTTGGGACATGGTTAGCTGCAGTAGATCATATTATCGCGTCGCCTATTTGAATTGAAATATGCACGCTTATTtaggctatatggaactgcaggaacaatatgatttttaacagacaacacatTATTTTAAAGTTCTCGCAAGTCATTTTCAGAGTTACGACATGGATCGATACATGGTCCTTGCTCACTCTTATGAATTCTAGGGAGCATTTgattactgggtgcaaccaatgaGAAATGGTAGCACGGGCTATATTCAACTGATTTGGATGACGGTCTCATAATAGGATAAGAGTTTAGGGTTCTTGTCCTATTATATATACCGGTTGTGCTTTTGAGTTGTGTATTTTTTCTTCTTTGCTTCGCTTGCGAGCTGTAATGAATTTAGGACTATATACTTTTTGAGACTTTTAATAATATGACTGCATATATCGTTCAGATGTAAAAGCCGGGGACAAGCCTCTTTCTAGAAAAAAAACACCACGAATCttcataaaaagaaaataaaaaggaaaaaatgtaGATACTTGCATAAATCTTCAAGATCAATGACATAACACTTAAATGTGCAATACATGAATCTCCAAGAACAATAACACATAAATACGTAATACACAAATCTCCAAGATCGAATGGCATAGGACTACTATAGTCGTTACCGAACTGGACCTAGATTTCTAGATGAGAATACGTAAAGCTTGCAAATAggaaaaaagtaaaaacaaagagtACAAAAAGGGTACAACACAAAACGACTAATTCTGCACTTGTCACTTTTGCCCAAAGATGCACACGCGTGCTCGTATTTTGTGCTGGTTTAATATCTCTGGCTTAGTATCTCGGAGGTGATAAACATACACAAAGCTCACATTTTTGTGCCGGTTATATCGAATGTGATAAGCATACACAAAGCtcacaaatactttcatggataaaacatCTATTTTTTTTATGAATACGCAAAGCTTGCAAATAAAAAATACAAGAAAGATACACCACAAAGAAATAGGATATTTTCACTAGATGATCACTATTATTTTGTGAATATGCAAAGCTTGCAAATAAAAAGTGTATAAGAAAGGCAACACAAAACACAAAAAGGCTCAAACAGGTCTGCTTCAAGGAGAGAGATATGGCATGCTCGGCCCGAACAAAGCAAAAGACAATTAAATCCTTTTAGCCCAGACTCTAGCCATGGAAGGCAAGGAGCCTCGAGAGTGCCTAGAGATCGGCAAACAGGCTGGAGGAGCCATGAAAGACAAGAGCATCGAGACCACCTAGAGATCAAGTAGGCTGCACATATGCAAGTAGGCTACATAACTTGCC
The sequence above is a segment of the Triticum dicoccoides isolate Atlit2015 ecotype Zavitan chromosome 1A, WEW_v2.0, whole genome shotgun sequence genome. Coding sequences within it:
- the LOC119289203 gene encoding late embryogenesis abundant protein, group 3, with the protein product MASNQNQASYHAGETKARTEEKTGQVMGATKDKAGQTTEATKQKAGETTEATKQKAAETTEAAKQKASETAEATKQKAAEAKDKTAQTAQAAKEKTYETAQSAKERAAQGKDQTASTLGEKTEAAKQKAAETTEAARQKAAEATEAAKQKASETAQYTKESAVAGKDKTGSVLQQAGETVVNAVVGAKDAVANTLGMGGDNTNTTKDNTTGATTKDTTTTTRNH